A part of Natronorubrum sediminis genomic DNA contains:
- a CDS encoding alpha/beta hydrolase domain-containing protein, translating into MTGTGSADSSDESISGANEGPPKGPAPKVDGPISGGSATGEPQLAAVTDLSKYGYVEEEYFISGRAHGLESLSGGKRDDASYTTRIVVWRPAHRSKFNGTLLADWPNVSTQVDVPVTWINADDYLMREGYAVAMISAQEVGVQDSAEEMDLMTWDPERYGDLHHPGDDYAFDIFSQAIRTLRGDPKRRKGDPDPMAGLEPKRVLATGVSQSAVYLHTYINALQEHLGLIDGFLPTTAGTIIDEQPVRDDVAPVLWLNSEDEADTEQRPDEGQFRLWEVAGASHVNRWLSAYVEIALARDLEGEAIPWEPAIAGQYGELEDGVYGECEYNYFPMRYAYRSALEHLNEWVKTGEKPERTPKIERADDGVARDEYGNARGGVRLPPIDVPVAEYDAMSCELFGQTHRFDEQTLSKLYPTPHKYLTKMATATDKAVENGYLLPADAADLMRRANDSPIGHD; encoded by the coding sequence ATGACGGGTACCGGGAGTGCGGACTCCAGCGACGAATCCATATCAGGTGCGAACGAGGGACCACCGAAGGGACCAGCGCCAAAGGTCGATGGCCCGATCAGTGGTGGAAGTGCGACCGGCGAGCCACAGCTGGCGGCTGTCACTGATCTGTCGAAATATGGCTACGTCGAGGAGGAGTACTTCATCTCCGGCCGTGCTCACGGCCTCGAGTCGCTTTCTGGTGGGAAGCGAGACGACGCGTCGTACACGACCCGAATCGTCGTCTGGCGGCCGGCCCACCGCTCGAAGTTCAACGGCACGTTGCTGGCCGATTGGCCGAACGTCTCGACGCAAGTCGATGTTCCCGTCACCTGGATCAACGCCGACGACTACCTCATGCGCGAGGGCTACGCGGTCGCGATGATCTCGGCACAGGAAGTCGGCGTACAGGACTCCGCCGAGGAGATGGACCTCATGACGTGGGATCCCGAACGCTACGGCGACCTCCACCATCCGGGCGACGACTACGCGTTCGACATCTTTTCGCAGGCGATCCGGACGCTGCGGGGCGACCCGAAGCGCCGAAAGGGCGATCCGGATCCGATGGCCGGACTCGAGCCGAAACGAGTGCTCGCGACGGGCGTCTCCCAGTCGGCCGTTTACCTGCACACCTACATCAACGCGCTCCAGGAGCACCTCGGCCTGATCGACGGCTTCCTGCCCACCACGGCGGGCACGATCATCGACGAACAGCCGGTGCGCGACGACGTCGCCCCCGTGTTGTGGCTGAACTCCGAGGACGAGGCCGACACAGAGCAACGACCCGACGAGGGCCAGTTCCGGCTCTGGGAAGTCGCCGGAGCCTCTCACGTCAACCGCTGGCTCTCGGCCTACGTCGAGATCGCCCTCGCCCGCGACCTCGAGGGCGAAGCGATCCCGTGGGAGCCAGCCATCGCGGGCCAGTACGGCGAACTCGAGGACGGCGTCTACGGCGAGTGTGAGTACAACTACTTCCCGATGCGCTACGCCTATCGGTCGGCCCTCGAGCACCTGAACGAGTGGGTGAAGACCGGCGAGAAGCCGGAGAGAACGCCAAAAATCGAGCGAGCGGACGACGGCGTCGCCCGCGACGAGTACGGCAACGCCAGGGGCGGCGTTCGCCTGCCGCCGATCGACGTCCCCGTCGCGGAGTACGACGCGATGAGCTGTGAGCTGTTCGGGCAAACGCACCGATTCGACGAGCAGACGCTCTCAAAGCTGTATCCGACGCCTCATAAGTACCTGACAAAAATGGCGACAGCAACCGACAAAGCCGTCGAGAACGGCTATCTGCTTCCGGCGGACGCAGCCGACCTCATGCGCCGCGCAAACGACTCACCGATCGGCCACGACTGA
- a CDS encoding Hsp20/alpha crystallin family protein — protein MRGNPFDEIEEMLDRVSKQVESGMTSGGLQVPGSVPADVVDTGEEYLVTADLPGYDTDDIELTLSEGTLRLEADREDESEASVDGRFLRRERTRTSASRRIRLPEPVEEDEVSAGFENGVLTVRLPKVTGTETSKEIDIE, from the coding sequence ATGCGAGGAAATCCGTTCGACGAAATCGAGGAGATGCTCGACCGCGTCAGCAAACAGGTCGAATCGGGGATGACCAGCGGTGGGCTGCAGGTCCCGGGCTCCGTCCCGGCCGACGTCGTCGACACCGGCGAGGAGTACCTCGTGACGGCCGATCTGCCCGGCTATGATACGGACGATATCGAACTGACGCTCTCGGAGGGGACGCTTCGCCTCGAGGCCGACCGGGAGGACGAATCGGAAGCGTCAGTCGACGGCCGATTCCTCCGTCGCGAACGGACGCGAACGTCCGCGAGTCGGCGCATCCGTCTACCAGAGCCCGTCGAAGAAGACGAGGTCTCAGCCGGCTTCGAAAACGGCGTGCTGACCGTCCGACTCCCGAAAGTGACCGGCACCGAGACGTCGAAAGAGATCGATATCGAGTAA
- a CDS encoding peroxiredoxin, which yields MPLEDGADAPTVTAQNQDAAEVTLEFEEPTVVYFYPKDDTPGCTIEANQFQRERESYEDAGVEVYGVSIDDVDSHEDFCEQEGLEFDLLADPDAEVAEAFDVALRDSGVTSRTTFVLADGEVKSVYENVDPDGHARDVLFDALEDGLVTLPE from the coding sequence ATGCCACTCGAGGACGGAGCCGACGCGCCGACCGTGACCGCACAGAACCAGGACGCAGCGGAGGTAACCCTCGAGTTCGAGGAGCCGACGGTCGTCTATTTCTACCCGAAAGACGACACGCCCGGCTGTACGATCGAGGCGAACCAGTTCCAGCGCGAACGCGAGAGCTACGAGGACGCCGGCGTCGAGGTCTACGGCGTCTCGATCGACGACGTCGACTCGCACGAGGACTTCTGCGAGCAGGAGGGCCTCGAGTTCGATTTGCTGGCCGACCCCGACGCCGAGGTCGCCGAGGCGTTCGACGTGGCGTTGCGCGACAGCGGTGTGACGTCGCGGACGACGTTCGTCCTCGCCGACGGCGAGGTGAAGTCGGTCTACGAGAACGTCGATCCCGACGGCCACGCACGAGACGTCCTGTTCGACGCACTCGAGGACGGCCTCGTAACGCTTCCAGAGTAG
- the pheA gene encoding prephenate dehydratase: MVAVTLGPEGTYSHRAATAVANGDEIDFRQSVTAIVDAVAGGEYDRGVIPIENSIEGSVTESLDALSEYDVAVVREVVTPIKHALLAQSDEFDTVASHSQALAQCRSYLEREHPDATVEAVASTAQGVEFARGDASIAGIGHPDNGGDGLEVLAEDIQDQDSNATRFFALAPAEERSKGGGKSSLVVYPNANYPGLLLELLEPFADRDINMTRVESRPSGQRLGDYVFHIDIEAGLYEARTKEAIEDLEGLTEKGWVRRLGSYDTEHVVG; the protein is encoded by the coding sequence ATGGTCGCAGTTACGTTGGGTCCCGAAGGAACCTACTCGCATCGTGCGGCGACGGCTGTCGCGAACGGCGACGAGATTGACTTTCGCCAGTCGGTGACGGCCATCGTCGACGCCGTCGCCGGCGGCGAGTACGACCGTGGCGTCATCCCGATCGAGAACAGCATCGAGGGCAGCGTCACCGAGAGCCTCGACGCCCTCTCGGAGTACGACGTCGCCGTCGTTCGCGAGGTCGTCACCCCGATCAAACACGCGTTGCTCGCCCAATCCGACGAGTTCGACACCGTCGCCAGCCACTCTCAGGCGCTCGCGCAGTGTCGATCCTACCTCGAGCGAGAACACCCCGATGCCACCGTAGAGGCCGTCGCGAGCACCGCACAGGGCGTCGAATTCGCCCGTGGCGACGCCTCGATCGCCGGGATCGGCCACCCCGACAACGGCGGCGATGGCCTCGAGGTCCTCGCCGAAGACATTCAGGATCAGGACTCGAATGCGACGCGGTTCTTCGCGCTTGCACCGGCCGAGGAGCGCTCGAAGGGCGGCGGCAAGAGTTCGCTCGTCGTCTACCCCAACGCGAACTACCCCGGATTGCTCCTCGAACTCCTCGAGCCGTTCGCCGACCGCGACATCAACATGACGCGCGTCGAGTCCCGCCCCAGCGGCCAGCGACTGGGCGATTACGTCTTCCACATCGACATCGAAGCGGGCCTGTACGAGGCTCGGACGAAGGAAGCGATCGAGGACCTCGAGGGATTGACCGAGAAGGGCTGGGTGCGGCGACTGGGATCGTACGATACGGAACACGTAGTCGGGTAG
- a CDS encoding group I truncated hemoglobin, whose amino-acid sequence MSETLYDRLGGEDAIGAVVERFYERVLADEQVAHYFDDVDMQNQRAHQTQFISAVAGGPVDYSGEDMETAHEDLGITTADFNAIAAHLEATLEAFEVDADDRDAVLAAVGEYEDDIVTVTA is encoded by the coding sequence ATGAGCGAAACACTGTACGACCGACTTGGAGGCGAAGACGCGATCGGTGCCGTCGTCGAGCGCTTCTACGAACGCGTGCTGGCAGACGAGCAGGTAGCCCACTACTTCGACGACGTGGACATGCAGAACCAACGCGCCCACCAGACCCAGTTCATCAGCGCCGTTGCCGGTGGTCCCGTCGACTACTCCGGCGAGGATATGGAGACAGCACACGAGGACCTCGGCATTACGACGGCCGATTTCAACGCGATCGCCGCTCACCTCGAGGCGACGCTCGAGGCGTTCGAGGTCGACGCAGACGACCGAGACGCCGTTCTCGCTGCAGTCGGTGAGTACGAAGACGACATCGTCACTGTCACGGCTTGA
- the hemC gene encoding hydroxymethylbilane synthase: MRTRGTLRLATRGSALARRQASLVKEALENRRYEVELVSVETTGDQIRDELIHRLGKTGAFVRELDERVLEGDLDGAIHSMKDMPTEQPEELVTAAVPERGRPGDLLVTPDGSSLEELPDGATVGTSSLRRRAQLLSERPDLTVEPLRGNVDTRLEKLLAPTLQAEHEERTEADKERKGKTGDEDFEPEFDQTVDDWFDGLSELEKQALGREIETEYDAIVLAEAGLERSGLAHYVDTHSLSTNTFVPAPGQGALAVTAIDGETARDIQSAIDHPRSRVETTVERTVLAELGGGCIAPVGIYAVVQGEYVHTSVSVFDRDGEESVAASRDLPADNHAVAAREFAQDLADRGAAALIEQASENGGDGPVSEQDKPEGK; this comes from the coding sequence ATGAGAACGCGCGGGACGCTACGACTGGCGACACGGGGGTCCGCACTCGCTCGGCGGCAGGCCTCGCTGGTGAAAGAGGCCCTCGAGAATCGACGGTACGAGGTCGAACTCGTCTCCGTCGAGACGACGGGCGATCAGATCAGAGACGAACTGATCCATCGATTGGGGAAGACCGGCGCGTTCGTTCGCGAACTCGACGAACGCGTCCTCGAGGGCGACCTCGACGGCGCGATCCACTCGATGAAAGACATGCCGACCGAACAGCCCGAGGAACTCGTCACGGCCGCCGTTCCCGAGCGCGGCCGGCCGGGGGACCTCCTCGTGACCCCCGACGGATCGTCGCTCGAGGAACTCCCAGACGGCGCGACCGTCGGCACCTCGAGTCTCCGCCGTCGCGCGCAACTGCTCTCCGAACGGCCGGATCTCACGGTCGAACCGCTGCGCGGAAACGTCGATACGCGACTCGAGAAACTCCTCGCGCCCACCCTGCAGGCGGAACACGAGGAGCGGACGGAGGCAGACAAGGAGCGCAAAGGAAAGACGGGTGACGAAGACTTCGAACCCGAATTCGACCAGACCGTCGACGACTGGTTCGACGGCCTCTCCGAACTCGAGAAGCAAGCTCTCGGCCGCGAGATCGAAACTGAGTACGACGCGATCGTACTCGCGGAAGCGGGCCTCGAGCGAAGCGGCCTCGCTCACTACGTCGATACACACTCGCTCTCGACGAACACGTTCGTCCCCGCACCGGGCCAGGGTGCACTCGCGGTGACCGCGATCGACGGCGAGACCGCCCGCGACATACAGTCCGCGATCGATCATCCGCGCAGTCGCGTCGAGACGACGGTCGAGCGAACGGTTCTCGCCGAACTCGGCGGCGGCTGTATCGCCCCGGTCGGAATCTACGCCGTCGTGCAGGGCGAGTACGTCCACACCAGCGTCAGCGTCTTCGACCGCGACGGCGAGGAGTCGGTCGCCGCCAGCCGAGACCTCCCCGCCGATAACCACGCCGTGGCTGCTCGCGAGTTCGCACAGGATCTCGCCGACCGCGGCGCTGCTGCGTTGATCGAACAAGCCAGCGAGAACGGCGGTGACGGACCCGTCTCCGAGCAAGATAAGCCGGAGGGGAAGTGA
- the cobA gene encoding uroporphyrinogen-III C-methyltransferase translates to MSDQSPDSESDATAASEADATSGADLETGTVSLVGSGPGDPELLTVKAKRLLETADVVLHDKLPGPKIIEMLPEDRREDVGKRAGGERTSQPEINERLVELAREGKRVVRLKGGDSFVFGRGGEEAEYLAAHDVPFEVVPAVTSAIAAPAVAGVPVTHRDHASSVSFVTGHEDPTKDESSVDWDALAATGGTIVVLMGVGRLPDYTTELLEAGMASETPVALVERGTWPGQRVATGTLETIVDVRDEHDISPPAVTVIGDVAGTRESVVELLQNEYSVESEDT, encoded by the coding sequence ATGTCAGATCAGTCCCCCGACTCCGAATCCGACGCGACCGCCGCCTCGGAGGCCGACGCCACCTCCGGCGCCGACCTCGAGACCGGTACCGTCTCCCTCGTCGGCAGCGGCCCCGGCGACCCGGAGCTGTTGACCGTCAAGGCCAAGCGGCTGCTCGAGACGGCCGACGTGGTTCTTCACGACAAGCTCCCGGGCCCGAAAATCATCGAGATGCTCCCCGAGGACCGACGCGAAGACGTCGGCAAGCGCGCCGGCGGCGAGCGAACGTCCCAGCCAGAAATTAACGAGCGACTGGTCGAACTCGCCCGAGAAGGCAAGCGCGTCGTTCGACTCAAAGGCGGCGACTCGTTCGTCTTCGGCCGCGGCGGCGAAGAGGCGGAGTACCTCGCGGCCCACGACGTGCCGTTCGAGGTCGTCCCCGCCGTCACGTCTGCTATCGCCGCCCCCGCCGTCGCCGGTGTTCCGGTCACCCACCGCGATCACGCCTCCTCGGTCTCGTTCGTCACCGGACACGAGGACCCGACGAAAGACGAGTCGTCGGTCGACTGGGACGCGCTCGCGGCGACGGGTGGAACCATCGTCGTCCTGATGGGCGTCGGTCGACTGCCCGACTACACGACCGAACTCCTCGAGGCCGGGATGGCCTCCGAAACACCCGTCGCGCTCGTCGAACGTGGCACCTGGCCCGGCCAGCGCGTCGCGACCGGGACCCTCGAGACCATCGTCGACGTTCGCGACGAACACGACATTTCGCCGCCTGCCGTGACTGTCATCGGCGACGTCGCCGGCACCCGCGAGTCGGTCGTCGAATTGCTCCAAAACGAGTACAGCGTCGAGAGTGAGGATACCTAA
- a CDS encoding uroporphyrinogen-III synthase yields the protein MSETPTVAVFRPDDERLEAAVSLLDDLGSDPVTDPMLAVEATNATPRTDAEYVVLTSKTGAELVSQAGWDPGEQTVCAIGPATADALRTEGYAVDVVPEEYTSSGLVAELADDIDGARIEVARSDHGSPVLLEGFENAGAYVHETILYRLIRPEGSGRSVELAANGALDAACFTSSLTVEHFLEAADERGVREDALAGLADATVGVIGEPTAETARSLGIDADVIPDDAMFDALARETIAAVSRASQ from the coding sequence ATGAGCGAAACACCAACCGTCGCCGTCTTTCGTCCCGACGATGAGCGACTCGAAGCCGCCGTCAGCCTGCTCGATGACCTCGGATCCGACCCGGTGACAGATCCGATGCTCGCCGTCGAGGCGACCAACGCGACCCCACGAACCGACGCGGAGTACGTCGTCCTCACGAGCAAGACCGGCGCGGAACTCGTCTCCCAAGCGGGCTGGGATCCCGGCGAACAGACCGTCTGTGCGATCGGTCCCGCGACGGCCGACGCGCTCCGTACGGAGGGGTACGCCGTCGACGTCGTCCCCGAGGAGTACACCTCGAGCGGTCTCGTCGCCGAGTTAGCCGACGACATCGACGGCGCTCGTATCGAGGTCGCCCGCAGCGACCACGGCAGCCCAGTCCTGCTCGAGGGGTTCGAGAACGCCGGGGCCTACGTCCACGAGACGATCCTCTACCGGCTGATTCGACCCGAGGGAAGCGGTAGATCGGTCGAACTGGCCGCCAACGGAGCACTCGACGCCGCGTGTTTCACCTCGTCGCTGACCGTCGAGCACTTCCTCGAGGCAGCCGACGAACGCGGCGTTCGCGAGGACGCGCTTGCAGGACTCGCTGACGCGACCGTCGGCGTCATCGGCGAGCCGACGGCCGAGACCGCTCGATCGCTGGGGATCGACGCCGACGTGATCCCCGACGACGCGATGTTCGACGCGCTCGCCCGGGAGACGATCGCGGCCGTTAGTCGCGCCAGTCAGTGA
- a CDS encoding DHHA1 domain-containing protein, whose protein sequence is MTGPVPALEDRAVACANRLLEADSVLLASHIDADGLTSAAVAAQALERAEIPFETVFEKQLDEAAIARVAATEYDTVLFTDFGSGQLDVIGEHEDAGAFTPVIADHHQPADRDTEFHLNPLLFGINGASELSGAGASYVLARALADVSSTTATDGGTKPAETATTATNPRADNRDLAALAVVGAVGDMQASGGELHGANAKIVEEGVDAGVLETGTDLALYGKQTRPLPKLLEYATDVQIPGISNSERGALRFLDELDLELKRDGEWRRWSGLSSDEKQTIASALVQRAVSKGVPASKIDQLVGTAYVLPEEPVGTELRDASEFSTLLNATARYERADVGLGVCLGDRDGALERARKLLRDHRRNLSNGIDLVTEKGVTHEDNLQWFDAGDEIRETIVGIVAGMAMGNQGISRSKPILAFAEKSANPRSAGKSADAQAADQSGEATTENDGGKLKVSARGTHALVRQGLDLSVVVGEAARAVGGDGGGHDVAAGATVPKGDEMEFLERADEIVGEQLS, encoded by the coding sequence ATGACCGGGCCGGTGCCAGCACTCGAGGATCGAGCCGTCGCGTGTGCAAATCGACTTCTCGAGGCCGACAGCGTCCTCCTCGCCTCGCACATCGACGCCGATGGCCTGACCAGCGCCGCCGTCGCCGCGCAGGCGCTCGAGCGTGCTGAGATTCCATTCGAGACCGTCTTCGAGAAGCAACTCGACGAGGCGGCGATCGCCCGAGTCGCGGCGACCGAGTACGACACCGTCCTGTTCACCGACTTCGGCAGCGGCCAACTCGACGTTATTGGCGAACACGAAGACGCGGGGGCGTTCACACCCGTCATCGCGGACCACCACCAGCCTGCAGATCGCGACACGGAGTTCCACCTCAATCCGCTCCTCTTCGGGATCAACGGTGCTTCGGAACTCTCCGGTGCGGGTGCGAGTTACGTCCTCGCGCGGGCGCTCGCCGATGTCTCGTCGACAACAGCGACCGACGGCGGCACGAAGCCGGCCGAAACAGCTACGACGGCGACGAATCCACGTGCGGACAATCGGGATCTCGCCGCACTGGCCGTCGTCGGTGCCGTCGGCGACATGCAAGCCTCGGGCGGTGAACTCCACGGCGCGAACGCGAAGATCGTCGAGGAGGGCGTCGACGCCGGCGTCCTCGAGACCGGAACCGACCTCGCGCTCTACGGCAAACAGACCCGTCCCTTGCCGAAACTCCTCGAGTACGCGACCGACGTACAGATTCCGGGAATCTCGAACAGCGAACGCGGCGCACTACGATTTTTGGACGAACTCGACCTCGAGTTGAAACGCGACGGCGAGTGGCGACGGTGGTCCGGCCTCTCGAGCGACGAGAAGCAGACGATCGCCAGCGCGCTCGTCCAGCGTGCCGTCTCGAAGGGCGTTCCAGCCTCGAAGATCGACCAACTCGTCGGGACGGCGTACGTCCTCCCCGAGGAACCCGTCGGCACCGAACTCCGGGACGCCAGCGAGTTCTCGACGCTGCTCAACGCGACCGCCCGCTACGAACGTGCCGACGTCGGCCTCGGCGTCTGCCTCGGCGACCGAGACGGGGCGCTCGAGCGCGCGCGAAAACTCCTGCGGGACCACCGCCGAAACCTCTCGAACGGCATCGACCTCGTCACCGAAAAAGGCGTCACCCACGAGGACAACCTCCAGTGGTTCGACGCGGGCGACGAGATCCGCGAAACCATCGTCGGCATCGTCGCCGGCATGGCGATGGGAAATCAGGGAATCAGTCGCTCGAAACCGATTCTCGCGTTCGCGGAAAAGAGCGCGAACCCACGATCCGCGGGAAAAAGTGCGGACGCCCAGGCAGCGGACCAAAGCGGCGAAGCCACGACAGAGAACGACGGGGGCAAACTGAAAGTCTCGGCGCGCGGGACGCACGCGCTCGTCCGGCAGGGACTCGATCTCTCCGTCGTCGTCGGTGAGGCCGCTCGAGCGGTCGGCGGCGATGGCGGTGGTCACGACGTGGCCGCCGGCGCGACGGTACCGAAAGGTGACGAAATGGAGTTTCTCGAGCGTGCAGACGAAATCGTCGGCGAACAACTCTCCTGA
- a CDS encoding CehA/McbA family metallohydrolase — protein sequence MTTLLPFAIDFHVHSDDSYDGHEPIELILEHAADIGLDGVVITDHDEISESLRAAEIAPEYGLIGIPGVEVSTRHGHLLAIGVEERPDPGQPFMDTVEAVRARGGIAIVPHPFQRSRHGVRKRHIEDADAIETYNSMVFTGYRNRRARTFARRRNYPEIGASDAHYLPNVGKAYTEIIVASEDASATKADIDGDALVDAILEGRTQIRGKRTPIHKSTIQYTKGAIRKSSYLVTKRTPLIPTIPSSMDRSEPRRS from the coding sequence ATGACAACGTTGCTCCCCTTCGCTATCGACTTTCACGTCCACTCAGACGATTCCTACGACGGTCACGAACCGATCGAACTCATTCTCGAGCACGCGGCCGACATCGGGCTCGACGGGGTCGTTATCACCGACCACGACGAGATCAGCGAGTCGCTCCGGGCCGCCGAAATTGCGCCCGAGTACGGCCTGATCGGCATTCCCGGCGTCGAAGTCTCGACTCGCCACGGTCACCTGTTGGCAATCGGTGTCGAAGAACGACCGGACCCCGGCCAGCCGTTTATGGATACCGTCGAAGCCGTCCGGGCGCGTGGCGGTATCGCGATCGTTCCCCACCCGTTTCAACGCAGTCGCCACGGCGTCCGTAAGCGACATATCGAGGATGCCGACGCGATCGAGACGTACAACTCGATGGTCTTTACCGGCTACCGAAATCGCCGCGCACGGACGTTCGCTCGCCGTCGCAACTATCCGGAGATCGGTGCGAGCGACGCTCACTATCTCCCGAACGTCGGGAAGGCCTACACCGAAATCATCGTCGCCTCCGAGGACGCTTCGGCGACGAAAGCAGACATCGACGGCGACGCCCTCGTCGACGCCATCCTCGAGGGTCGAACTCAAATCCGGGGCAAACGCACGCCGATTCACAAGAGCACGATTCAGTACACCAAGGGGGCGATCCGCAAGTCGTCGTATCTGGTGACCAAGCGAACGCCGCTCATCCCGACGATTCCGTCGTCGATGGATCGATCCGAACCTCGTCGGAGCTAA
- a CDS encoding DUF5783 family protein, with the protein MADFDPEKFEDKYANYFPELQQAYKNAFNRMNDRYDSELVHAIDQQVLNESEPFYVGDDDDYESAFRIELPDQPHDRLSGVVVEKERFDQLLERHVEEIETELERVFGLQ; encoded by the coding sequence ATGGCCGATTTCGATCCCGAGAAGTTCGAAGACAAGTACGCGAATTATTTCCCCGAGCTCCAGCAAGCGTACAAGAACGCATTCAATCGAATGAACGATCGCTACGACTCGGAACTGGTCCACGCGATCGACCAACAGGTGCTCAACGAGAGCGAACCGTTCTACGTCGGCGACGACGATGACTACGAGAGCGCGTTCCGTATCGAACTTCCAGATCAACCCCACGATCGCCTGTCAGGGGTCGTCGTCGAAAAAGAACGATTCGACCAACTCCTCGAGCGACACGTCGAGGAGATCGAAACCGAATTGGAGCGCGTCTTCGGTCTCCAGTGA
- a CDS encoding NifU family protein, whose amino-acid sequence MSTETQNDGDDLEDRVANFLRRNFPQIQMHGGSAAIQDLDRESGEVTIALGGACSGCGISPMTIQAIKSRMVKEIPEIEQVNAHTGMEGGDEGDMGGMSPSFPGETVDDGEADEGPEAPF is encoded by the coding sequence ATGAGTACCGAGACCCAAAACGACGGGGACGACCTCGAGGACCGCGTCGCGAACTTCCTGCGCCGGAACTTCCCACAGATTCAGATGCACGGCGGCAGTGCAGCGATTCAGGATCTCGATCGCGAGAGCGGTGAGGTCACGATCGCACTCGGCGGTGCCTGCAGTGGCTGTGGTATCTCGCCGATGACGATTCAGGCGATCAAGAGCCGGATGGTCAAAGAGATCCCCGAGATCGAGCAGGTCAACGCCCACACCGGTATGGAAGGTGGCGACGAAGGCGACATGGGTGGAATGAGCCCATCATTCCCCGGTGAAACCGTCGACGACGGCGAAGCAGACGAAGGTCCCGAAGCACCGTTTTAA
- a CDS encoding ketopantoate reductase family protein, with translation MNIVVFGAGSVGSLVGGLLARERSNDVTLVGRDPHVSAIQRSGLEIRGELEASTAPAATTDGRHLEGDLAIVTVKSFDTVAAARTLATGSFDAVLSLQNGLGNEATIETHLECPILAGTASYGAMLVEPGLVECTGIGEVVLGPRDGGKSRRADEVGALFDSAGLETTVDEEMPRRLWEKLAVNTGINPVTALTRTDNAAVLEDEARPLARAAVRETARTARATGISLSNREALAALESVASDTAANTSSMHQDVLAGQRTEIDSLNGYVVDQSAKVGVETPMNHSLTSLVRTWERGQGLR, from the coding sequence ATGAACATCGTCGTTTTCGGAGCCGGGAGTGTGGGGAGCCTCGTCGGGGGGCTTCTCGCGCGCGAACGATCGAACGACGTCACGCTCGTCGGCCGAGACCCCCATGTTAGTGCGATTCAACGCTCGGGACTCGAGATCCGAGGCGAACTCGAGGCATCGACGGCCCCGGCTGCAACCACCGACGGCCGACACCTCGAAGGTGACCTCGCGATCGTGACGGTCAAATCGTTCGACACGGTCGCTGCCGCCCGCACACTCGCGACGGGCTCGTTCGACGCCGTTCTGTCGTTGCAAAACGGACTGGGGAACGAAGCGACGATCGAAACACACCTCGAGTGTCCAATTCTCGCCGGAACGGCTTCCTACGGGGCGATGCTGGTCGAACCGGGTCTCGTCGAGTGTACTGGTATCGGGGAGGTCGTTCTCGGGCCTCGAGACGGGGGGAAATCGCGGCGTGCAGACGAAGTCGGGGCACTGTTCGATTCGGCCGGTCTCGAAACGACGGTCGACGAGGAGATGCCCCGTCGCCTCTGGGAGAAACTCGCCGTCAACACCGGTATCAACCCCGTGACGGCACTAACGCGAACTGACAATGCAGCGGTGCTCGAGGACGAGGCTCGTCCTCTCGCACGTGCCGCCGTTCGTGAAACTGCACGTACCGCACGAGCCACTGGTATTTCGCTCTCGAATCGTGAGGCGCTGGCTGCACTGGAATCGGTCGCGAGTGACACCGCTGCGAACACGTCTTCGATGCATCAGGACGTCCTCGCTGGCCAACGTACCGAAATCGATTCGCTCAACGGCTATGTCGTCGATCAATCCGCCAAAGTTGGTGTGGAAACCCCGATGAACCACTCCCTCACGTCCCTCGTTCGAACGTGGGAACGAGGACAGGGTCTTCGCTAA
- a CDS encoding DUF7130 family rubredoxin-like protein has protein sequence MAIERDRPDLGFGTAVYTDDGEKIGHIRGFSEDGFYVTLRDGFEGMSVEHVRSGHEFGEAHLMWRCLECGEMGPLDTDFPDTCPSCGTGREDLYYWTED, from the coding sequence ATGGCCATAGAACGCGACCGCCCAGACCTCGGGTTCGGAACGGCCGTCTACACCGACGACGGAGAGAAAATCGGCCACATCCGTGGCTTCTCCGAAGACGGCTTCTACGTCACGCTACGCGACGGTTTCGAGGGAATGAGTGTCGAACACGTCCGTTCGGGCCACGAATTCGGCGAGGCACACCTGATGTGGCGGTGTCTCGAGTGCGGCGAGATGGGCCCACTCGACACTGACTTTCCCGACACGTGCCCCTCCTGTGGAACCGGTCGGGAAGACCTCTACTACTGGACCGAAGACTGA